In Lotus japonicus ecotype B-129 chromosome 5, LjGifu_v1.2, one genomic interval encodes:
- the LOC130717591 gene encoding probable glycosyltransferase At3g07620, with protein MGQDFFNLFHLETKRLLWLIGITFAVIISFQYLELPYGNVLLSLFSADKVSTSHTTAPSPELGIVSNATIFNEANSTDEHDLSRINMSATSTGFVLEQGSPPNNSIVFDESDKSRNNITTNGSREENITSRPENKSASSYAYSPEKAPVYLTPVTNVSTSIITPVVLSNENNISLSQNESTNSTKEGSFRPSTNDDKIPSENSSINIVPQEKGHSPVPVPEVTSVSEMTKLLLQSHVSYRSMRPRWFSAVDQELLQARLEIENAPIIRNDPNLYAPIYQNVSMFKRSYELMEERLKVYVYREGDRPILHSPFLTGIYASEGWFMKLMEANKRFVTNDPNKAHLFYLPFSSRLLEETLYVKDSHSRDNLVQYLHDYVDLIAGKHPFWNRTGGADHFLVGCHDWAPAETRERLANCIRALCNADVKEGFVFGKDASLPETNVHNALNPTRDVGGYPASKKKTLAFFAGKMHGYVRPILLQHWENKDPDMKISGKLPRSKGNKNYIQYMKSSKYCICARGYEVNSPRVVEAIFYECVPVIISDNFVPPFFEVLNWESFAVIILEKDIPNLKNILLSIPKKRYLRLLMRVKKVQQHFLWHKNPVKYDMFHMILHSIWYNRVFSSTAR; from the exons ATGGGTCAAGATTTTTTCAACTTGTTTCATCTGGAAACAAAGAGATTACTATGGCTTATTGGTATCACATTTGCTGTGATCATCTCTTTTCAGTATCTTGAGCTTCCATATGGTAATGTTCTACTCTCTCTATTCTCCGCGGACAAGGTATCAACATCCCACACTACAGCTCCATCACCTGAATTGGGCATTGTTAGCAATGCAACAATTTTCAATGAAGCAAACTCTACTGATGAACATGACCTTAGTAGAATTAACATGTCTGCGACAAGTACTGGTTTTGTCCTGGAGCAAGGAAGCCCTCCAAACAATTCTATAGTATTTGATGAGTCTGATAAAAGTCGTAATAACATTACTACGAACGGTTCACGAGAAGAAAACATTACCTCAAGACCTGAAAATAAATCTGCAAGTTCATATGCTTATTCTCCTGAAAAGGCACCAGTATATTTAACTCCTGTAACAAATGTGAGCACAAGTATTATTACACCTGTAGTGTTATCAAATGAAAACAACATATCCTTGTCTCAGAATGAGAGTACAAATTCCACGAAGGAAGGGAGTTTTAGGCCATCAACAAATGATGATAAGATACCGAGCGAGAATTCCTCCATCAACATTGTGCCTCAGGAGAAAGGACATTCTCCTGTACCAGTTCCAGAGGTCACATCTGTATCTGAAATGACCAAGTTATTGCTTCAAAGTCATGTTTCCTATCGTTCTATG AGGCCAAGGTGGTTTTCAGCTGTTGATCAAGAGTTACTGCAGGCCAGATTAGAGATTGAAAATGCACCAATCATAAGGAATGATCCAAATCTTTATGCTCCCATTTATCAAAATGTTTCCATGTTCAAGAG GAGCTATGAATTAATGGAAGAGAGACTGAAAGTGTATGTGTACAGAGAAGGAGATAGACCCATACTGCATTCACCATTTCTGACAGGAATATATGCATCTGAGGGATGGTTCATGAAGCTGATGGAAGCTAATAAAAGATTTGTAACTAATGACCCAAACAAGGCTCACCTATTTTACTTACCTTTCAGTTCTCGTTTGCTAGAGGAAACATTGTATGTTAAGGATTCGCATAGCCGAGACAATCTGGTTCAATATCTTCATGATTATGTGGACTTGATTGCGGGGAAACATCCTTTCTGGAACAGAACTGGAGGTGCTGATCATTTCCTTGTTGGTTGCCATGACTGG GCACCAGCGGAAACGAGGGAGCGGCTAGCTAACTGCATAAGGGCGCTGTGCAATGCTGATGTAAAAGAAGGTTTTGTGTTTGGTAAAGACGCGTCTCTTCCTGAAACGAACGTCCACAATGCTCTAAACCCTACCAGGGATGTTGGTGGATATCCAGCTTCAAAGAAGAAAACTCTGGCCTTTTTCGCGGGGAAAATGCATGGTTATGTGAGGCCGATACTGTTGCAGCACTGGGAGAATAAAGATCCTGACATGAAAATCTCTGGGAAATTGCCAAGGTCTAAGGGTAACAAGAACTACATCCAGTACATGAAGAGCAGCAAGTACTGCATTTGCGCCCGAGGGTACGAAGTAAACAGTCCGCGCGTCGTGGAAGCCATCTTCTATGAATGTGTTCCGGTTATTATATCTGACAATTTCGTGCCGCCCTTTTTCGAGGTTTTGAATTGGGAATCCTTTGCTGTTATTATTTTGGAGAAGGATATTCCAAATTTGAAAAACATACTGCTTTCCATCCCAAAGAAGAGGTACCTTAGATTGCTCATGAGGGTCAAAAAGGTACAACAGCATTTCCTTTGGCACAAGAACCCTGTCAAGTATGATATGTTTCACATGATACTTCATTCTATATGGTACAATAGAGTCTTCTCTTCTACTGCTAGATAG
- the LOC130719618 gene encoding protein FAR1-RELATED SEQUENCE 5-like yields MALPVDLCHRFGHDGFVGGCRFLPKKERVKANLDRTTSSPDLAATRLKRGLLKTINADFTAWLRKLAIVFMIAPAALRRLFNSSKMATGEGERKIDNAEDFLQVNEESDSDDENETSGSEEIEDFCDGEDVVQSIGETCTIPIDGVEDMGNINFVTLTFEDMKKYRFLNRNVAYDFYNMYARFNGFSAHRSVVKKNFKGEIVQQNFVCHKQGHREDRFGEDGVRKREPRRDIRCGCLAHCKVHIDESEYGQRWVVKHLDDGHSHLVVPDKHVGLLAGHRKMCDMDVSQMNNMIGVGISPPQVYASFAGEAGGYLNVNFNQRNMYNVLDKERRNQLPDARGAFGYLRTLRSTDPDMCWSHKKSEEGKLLNLFWCDGQSRRDYGVFGDVLAFDATYRKNKYSCPLVVLSGVNHHNRTIVFGTAIVSDEKEETYVWLLEKFVDAMKGKAPVSVITDGCKSMRNAIRRVFPDAHHRLCAWHLLENAGRNVKKPKFVEMFKICMLGDYEVARFEDRWEKMVIEFEVQDEPWVKETYEKKEMWASAYMRGQFFGGFRTTSRVEGLHAQLGRYVNYKNNLCNFLKNFHRCMTYFRFKEVEDDFNSTHGEQVLLTSLKALERSASKIYTRNIFLRFRAILQRASIWRVFGFKRTAMCVIYFVKHYPSTGRNWQVTYYEPTSELKCSCERMESVGLPCDHIVSVMVHIDMVEIPKSLVLGRWTINAKESIEGFGENEMNEWDQLTVCRYSALLASCRNLCKLACRTSAQFLETKSLVFEHCKRLSSNSQVDVTAGDGAADHGATVDEGQGEEGEERHIRNPDVVRSKGCGAIISQRSMKGKRTLHCGICGKPGHNRTTCTRRDGQTSTQLGTQQGTQEGSIGAGLTQRLFEEENENV; encoded by the exons ATGGCTCTCCCTGTTGATTTGTGCCACCGTTTTGGTCACGATGGCTTCGTTGGTGGATGCAGGTTCCTACCCAAAAAAGAAAGAGTGAAGGCGAACCTAGATCGAACCACATCGAGCCCAGATCTGGCTGCAACGAGGTTGAAACGAGGTTTGCTGAAAACCATAAATGCAGATTTCACAGCGTGGTTGCGAAAATTGGCTATTGTGTTCATG ATCGCTCCGGCAGCACTCCGGCGATTATTCAACTCTTCAAAGATGGCCACTGGGGAAGGAGAAAGAAAGATTGATAATGCAGAAGATTTTTTGCAG gtgAACGAGGAGTCCGATAGTGATGATGAGAATGAGACTTCTGGTAGTGAGGAAATTGAAGACTTCTGTGATGGTGAAGATGTTGTGCAATCCATTGGAGAAACTTGTACAATTCCCATAGATGGTGTTGAAGATATGGGTAACATCAATTTCGTCACTTTAACATTTGAAGACATGAAGAAATACAGGTTTTTAAATCGCAATGTTGCCTACGATTTTTACAATATGTATGCTCGCTTTAATGGATTTTCTGCCCATCGGAGCGTTGTCAAGAAAAACTTTAAGGGAGAAATTGTGCAGCAGAATTTTGTCTGTCATAAACAAGGTCACAGAGAAGATAGATTTGGGGAAGATGGAGTTCGCAAGCGTGAACCTAGGAGGGACATTAGGTGTGGATGTTTAGCACACTGCAAGGTCCATATTGATGAATCTGAATATGGTCAACGTTGGGTTGTTAAACATCTCGATGATGGCCATAGTCACTTGGTTGTCCCTGATAAGCATGTAGGTTTGCTAGCCGGTCATAGGAAGATGTGCGACATGGATGTTTCCCAGATGAACAACATGATTGGAGTTGGTATTTCACCTCCCCAAGTTTATGCATCATTTGCTGGTGAAGCGGGTGGGTATCTGAATGTAAATTTTAATCAGCGGAACATGTACAATGTATTGGATAAGGAGAGGAGAAACCAGTTGCCTGATGCAAGAGGTGCATTTGGCTATCTGCGTACTTTAAGAAGCACAGATCCAGACATGTGCTGGAGCCATAAGAAGTCTGAGGAAGGAAAGTTGCTGAACTTGTTTTGGTGCGATGGACAAAGTCGTAGAGACTATGGTGTTTTTGGTGATGTGTTAGCATTTGATGCTACGtatagaaaaaacaaatatagtTGCCCACTTGTGGTATTGTCTGGAGTCAACCATCATAACAGGACCATTGTGTTTGGCACAGCAATTGTATCTGATGAGAAAGAAGAAACCTATGTATGGCTGctggaaaaatttgtggatgcAATGAAAGGCAAAGCTCCTGTATCTGTCATTACTGATGGATGCAAGTCCATGAGGAATGCGATTAGAAGAGTATTCCCCGATGCCCACCATAGGTTGTGTGCGTGGCATTTATTGGAGAACGCAGGAAGGAATGTGAAGAAGCCCAAATTCGTAGAAATGTTTAAAATATGCATGTTGGGTGACTATGAGGTGGCTAGGTTTGAAGATAGGTGGGAAAAGATGGTGATAGAATTTGAAGTTCAAGATGAACCATGGGTGAAGGAGACGTATGAGAAGAAGGAAATGTGGGCTTCTGCATACATGCGCGGTCAGTTTTTTGGTGGTTTTAGGACCACCTCGCGAGTTGAAGGCTTGCATGCTCAGCTCGGTAGATATgtgaattataaaaataatttgtgTAATTTCTTGAAGAACTTTCACAGGTGCATGACCTACTTTAGGTTCAAGGAGGTTGAAGATGACTTTAATTCAACACATGGGGAACAAGTGTTGTTGACATCTCTAAAAGCACTGGAGAGGTCCGCATCAAAGATCTACACGCGTAACATATTTCTTCGTTTTAGGGCTATTCTTCAAAGGGCTTCaatttggagggtttttgggtTCAAGAGAACAGCAATGTGTGTTATCTACTTTGTGAAGCATTACCCCTCAACTGGAAGGAATTGGCAAGTTACTTATTATGAACCTACTAGTGAGTTAAAGTGCAGCTGTGAGAGAATGGAGTCAGTAGGCCTTCCTTGTGATCACATTGTTTCTGTGATGGTGCACATAGATATGGTTGAGATTCCTAAATCCCTTGTTCTTGGTAGGTGGACTATTAATGCTAAGGAATCTATTGAGGGCTTTggagaaaatgaaatgaatgaATGGGATCAACTAACAGTCTGTCGATATTCTGCATTGCTTGCAAGTTGTAGAAACCTGTGCAAACTTGCTTGTCGCACAAGTGCACAATTTCTAGAGACCAAATCACTTGTATTTGAGCACTGTAAAAGACTGAGCAGTAATTCACAGGTTGACGTGACAGCTGGAGATGGTGCTGCTGACCATGGTGCAACAGTTGATGAGGGACAGGGTGAGGAAGGTGAAGAGAGGCACATTAGGAATCCTGATGTTGTCAGATCTAAGGGATGTGGGGCCATTATCTCTCAACGGTCAATGAAAGGTAAGCGTACTCTTCACTGTGGTATCTGTGGCAAGCCAGGACACAACCGCACAACATGCACACGTAGAGATGGCCAAACGTCTACTCAACTAGGAACTCAACAAGGAACTCAAGAGGGATCTATTGGTGCTGGTCTCACCCAGAGACtatttgaagaagaaaatgaaaatgtttgA
- the LOC130721251 gene encoding uncharacterized protein LOC130721251: MQSPSFRFRLCIMDSHSAAAPLLLLLLFLFLSSTPSFSSTDNFHQASFPIVEPDSGHTKLRLSREGLEVIQRITNPIAAVAVIGPYRSGKSFLLNQLLSLSCYEGFGVGHMRDTKTKGIWVWGTPIELDIDGVRTSVFYLDTEGFESVGKSNVYDDRIFALATVMSSVLIYNLPETIREADISRLSFAVELAEEFYGRVKGQDVAFEPAKLLWLIQRDFLQGKSVQEMVNEALRRVPNINGDKSIDLVNQIRDSLAIMGDNSTAFSLPQPHLQRTKLCDMKDVELDELYVKRREQLKELVASMISPKIVQGKTLNGKEFVSFLEQILEALNKGEIPSTGSLVEVFNKGILERCLKLYSEKMATLGLPLPEESLQEAHDRSSDEVRQAFDQQHFGHHHANRSILQLDEEIQKIHNNVILQNEYQSSKLCEAAYTRCEDKMDQLQVLRLPSLAKFNAGSLQCYHSIENECVGPAKTNYQQRMMKMLRKSRSQFIKEYNRRLFNWLVAFSLVMVVIGRFIIKFVLIEIGAWILFIFLETYTRMFWSAESLYFNPVWHFIVATWETLVYSPILDLDRWAIPLGVILSLLFLYWRCYGKMNYGSQWTLPLYSSNKNGPNRPRTD, from the exons ATGCAGTCCCCTTCCTTTCGTTTTCGGCTCTGCATCATGGACTCTCATTCCGCTGCTGCTCCGCTTCTGCTTCTTCtactcttcctcttcctctcttcAACTCCTTCATTCTCCTCCACCGACAATTTCCACCAAGCATC CTTCCCCATTGTGGAACCTGATTCTGGTCATACCAAACTTCGTCTTTCAAGAGAAGGGTTGGAGGTTATTCAGAGAATAACCAACCCCATTGCAGCTGTCGCG GTGATTGGGCCGTATCGTTCTGGAAAATCTTTTTTGCTTAATCAGCTGCTCTCTCTTTCTTGCTATGAAG GATTTGGTGTTGGGCACATGCGTGACACCAAGACAAAAG gaatatggGTTTGGGGAACACCTATAGAGTTGGATATCGACGGAGTAAGAACTTCTGTCTTTTACCTTGATACGGAAGGATTTGAAAGTGTTGGGAAGTCTAATGTCTATGATGATCG GATATTTGCTCTTGCAACTGTCATGAGTTCTGTGCTTATATATAATTTGCCTGAGACG ATACGTGAAGCTGATATCTCTCGACTCTCATTTGCAGTTGAGCTTGCTGAAGAATTTTATGGGAG AGTGAAG GGCCAAGATGTGGCATTTGAACCTGCTAAGCTCTTGTGGCTTATTCAACGTGATTTTCTAC AAGGTAAATCAGTGCAAGAAATGGTGAATGAAGCTCTTCGACGAGTCCCAAATATTAATG GGGACAAAAGTATTGACTTG GTCAATCAAATCCGGGACTCATTGGCTATTATGGGTGACAATAGCACTGCCTTTAGTTTACCACAA CCACATCTCCAGCGGACAAAGCTTTGTGATATGAAGGATGTTGAACTTGATGAATTATATGTTAAGAGAAGGGAGCAATTGAAGGAGCTTGTTGCTAGTATGATCTCTCCAAAGATTGTACAGGGAAAGACTTTAAATGGGAAGGAGTTTGTATCCTTCCTGGAGCAG ATACTTGAAGCCTTAAACAAAGGAGAGATTCCATCAACAGGTTCTCTTGTGGAGGTTTTCAATAAGGGTATTCTTGAGAGATGTCTTAAGTTGTACAGTGAAAAAATGGCAACTTTGGGTCTACCTCTTCCTGAGGAATCTCTGCAAGAAGCCCATGATAGGTCTAGTGATGAAGTCAGGCAAGCCTTTGATCAGCAACATTTTGGCCATCACCATGCTAATAGATCAATCCTGCAGCTGGATGAAGAAATACAAAAG ATACATAATAATGTGATTTTGCAAAATGAGTATCAATCTTCAAAGCTCTGCGAGGCTGCATACACCAGATGTGAGGACAAAATGGATCAGCTTCAAGTTCTCAGGCTTCCTTCCTTGGCGAAATTCAATGCAGGTTCCCTGCAATGTTATCACAGTATTGAGAATGAATGTGTTGGACCTGCAAAAACAAATTACCAGCAACGCATGATGAAG ATGTTGAGGAAGTCTCGGTCTCAATTTATAAAGGAGTACAACCGCAGGCTTTTCAATTGGTTGGTGGCCTTCTCCCTGGTTATGGTTGTAATTGGGCGCTTTATTATAAAGTTCGTTTTGATTGAAATTGGAGCATGGATACTCTTTATATTTCTGGAGACCTACACTAGGATGTTTTGGTCAGCAGAGTCACTTTACTTTAACCCAGTTTGGCATTTTATTGTTGCTACTTGGGAAACTCTTGTTTACAGCCCAATCCTTGATCTTGACAG ATGGGCAATTCCCCTTGGTGTAATACTGTCATTGCTCTTCCTTTATTGGCGGTGTTATGGGAAAATGAACTATGGATCCCAGTGGACATTGCCTTTATACAGCAGCAATAAGAATGGTCCAAATCGACCAAGAACAGACTAA
- the LOC130717008 gene encoding uncharacterized protein LOC130717008 isoform X1, which produces MLGFSYGEIFLLLGATAAVIGPKDLPMISRTAGRLAGRAIGYVQLARGQFDNVMQQSQARQVHKELQDTMAQLDAIRHEIRSISFMNPAPAQRVVDNPDQTPISNANTDCTKPEDTGVKNPIPSVIKDSTSMPSNSCNMQSQATTYARLAESPAIKDGLLASSTGVEKDEQQLLVLPISAESSGLLPNRGAADVKGSDIVLEAILEAEVAHNAKEFFSQPQNQI; this is translated from the exons ATGCTGGGATTTTCATATGGAGAAATATTTCTGTTGCTTGGAGCCACTGCTGCTGTCATTG GTCCAAAGGATTTGCCAATGATCTCCAGAACAGCAGGGAGGCTAGCTGGTCGAGCTATTGGATACGTACAATTGGCTCGCGGTCAGTTTGATAATGTTATGCAGCAATCTCAAGCACGTCAG GTTCACAAGGAACTACAGGACACAATGGCACAACTAGATGCTATTCGTCATGAAATTCGAAGTATATCATTTATGAATCCTGCCCCAGCCCAAAGGGTTGTGGATAATCCTGACCAGACACCTATCTCAAATG CTAATACAGACTGTACGAAACCTGAAGATACTGGAGTGAAAAATCCAATACCCTCTGTTATCAAG GATTCAACTTCAATGCCCTCCAATTCATGCAATATGCAAAGTCAAGCAACTACTTATGCTAGATTGGCAGAGTCCCCTGCCATAAAGGATGGCTTATTGGCAAGTAGTACTGGAGTTGAGAAAGATGAACAACAGCTTCTTGTCTTACCAATTTCTGCTGAAAGTTCTGGACTCCTACCAAATCGTGGGG CAGCTGATGTGAAAGGATCTGACATAGTTCTGGAAGCAATTTTAGAGGCAGAGGTTGCTCATAATGCAAAGGAATTCTTTTCACAGCCCCAAAATCAAATATGA
- the LOC130717008 gene encoding uncharacterized protein LOC130717008 isoform X2, translated as MLGFSYGEIFLLLGATAAVIGPKDLPMISRTAGRLAGRAIGYVQLARGQFDNVMQQSQARQVHKELQDTMAQLDAIRHEIRSISFMNPAPAQRVVDNPDQTPISNANTDCTKPEDTGVKNPIPSVIKDSTSMPSNSCNMQSQATTYARLAESPAIKDGLLASSTGVEKDEQQLLVLPISAESSGLLPNRGADVKGSDIVLEAILEAEVAHNAKEFFSQPQNQI; from the exons ATGCTGGGATTTTCATATGGAGAAATATTTCTGTTGCTTGGAGCCACTGCTGCTGTCATTG GTCCAAAGGATTTGCCAATGATCTCCAGAACAGCAGGGAGGCTAGCTGGTCGAGCTATTGGATACGTACAATTGGCTCGCGGTCAGTTTGATAATGTTATGCAGCAATCTCAAGCACGTCAG GTTCACAAGGAACTACAGGACACAATGGCACAACTAGATGCTATTCGTCATGAAATTCGAAGTATATCATTTATGAATCCTGCCCCAGCCCAAAGGGTTGTGGATAATCCTGACCAGACACCTATCTCAAATG CTAATACAGACTGTACGAAACCTGAAGATACTGGAGTGAAAAATCCAATACCCTCTGTTATCAAG GATTCAACTTCAATGCCCTCCAATTCATGCAATATGCAAAGTCAAGCAACTACTTATGCTAGATTGGCAGAGTCCCCTGCCATAAAGGATGGCTTATTGGCAAGTAGTACTGGAGTTGAGAAAGATGAACAACAGCTTCTTGTCTTACCAATTTCTGCTGAAAGTTCTGGACTCCTACCAAATCGTGGGG CTGATGTGAAAGGATCTGACATAGTTCTGGAAGCAATTTTAGAGGCAGAGGTTGCTCATAATGCAAAGGAATTCTTTTCACAGCCCCAAAATCAAATATGA